atttcatcaagcaattcatcactaacaacaaccaaaaccgcatctaatgcttaacattaaccgcatacaagttcataaatgcaattcaatgattcgggcaaccaatttacatgaatgatatgccgtttcgaaggtaatcaagcatacaatccaactagacacttaccaataataatccatggtattcaatgcatcaaaagtccatttcaagttcatcaaaccctaacccaaattcaccaaaatcaataatcaagttcatgaagttttctaaggcaacctacacatcaaattgaagctagtgatgctagtaacacaattaaaacatcaacttttaacatctaacaacatatgatcatccaaaattcaagaacaacacaccaaaattcaagttcatgctagttacactaaaacaacgagatcgagcatataaatcatatattcatgttagacttgagccatagacactaattaacacttttataagttaaaaacatcaagaacacaaaatctagtgattttagaaagttacccaaatgagatgaagttggtaccaaaatgaagagggtgaagagaggatcacgaatatgtaatttatttggttgctagctccctaatccggatttagatgatgaatgaatgagaaaggaaattgggtgtgttcttgctagagagaaagagagagagagagggagatggtaatgaatgggtgaaagggggttgaccctttgacctagtcaagggtttgatcccttgtcaagtttggtccctcaactttcgctcgggtgcgggaattacctaaacgagataatttaaaacgcgtatcaacgggagatgttataaacatataacggactttatattagtataacggaaaagtaaacggaaaaaggtgggatgttacaattgtcaaacccaatcacatgtgattgtaaaacacaatcacatgtgattctgcatttcaaattcaatcacatgtgattgaaattttttaaaaaaaaaatttcaacatgaaacagactttaattcggtgatttgatcaagtttgttagggtttcgtgatcatatcttcaaaatttcagactttaattcgaTGATTtaatcaagttttgatcaaaaacttggtgtttaaaagTTTTAGCACAAATTTACATAAATTGgtcattttactaaaaaaaaattcaatcacgtgtgattagatttgacatgcagaatcacacgtgattgagtttttacaatcacatgtgattggcatgcagaatcacatgtgatttactgcatgtcaaattcaatcacatgtgattgaaaaaaaaaaattcgaaaaaaaaagttTCGGgaaaaaattaaattttaaaaagtattttttttgaaattttttttttaatttttttttcaatttttttttccaatcacatgtgattatcgcgccacgtatcgcactctgattgatcccttgaatctcaacataaaagttggtttcatttgaatatttccATGTTTAAATATTCATCTTTTCTTCCTCACCAGATAAATGATGCATCCTTATAACCATAAATACTTGTGGTATAGACCAACTAAAAGTCCTAGTAACCAAGACTCGTCTACTTAACAACAGTTGAATGATTGTATATTTGTGGACTTTTTTCAAGGACTATTCTTCATCCCCATTGAAAAGATGAAACCCAGATCGAAGTGAAAGTTACATTAAATTAAAGGTGTATTCTTCATCCCCGTTGAAAAGATGAAACCCAGAAGTGAAAGTTACATTAAATTAAAGTTGTAATAGATTTACAAATTTCTTAACAATAAAAAACCCTCAAAATATACGATTTAAATAATTACTTTCAAAAGCTTCATCTATTAACAATGGATGCTAGAGAAGAGTTGTATTCCAAAGAAACCATTAAAAAGGTTGAAATCCAAGGGGCGGTTCTCAGCCTTTGGATCACTTTTAATCAATGATCCAGATTAAAGCACCAATTAATACAGCGAGGGTATTATGGTCATTTTACAAAAAATAGAAATCCTACTACGAAACAAATCACTCTCGAACGAAAACCTTCAAAAACCCTAAACGATCCTGGTGATGGCGATTGACGATTATCCGGCGAACAAACAGTTCGATTCCGTCATTAACTCTGATTAATTCAGTCGGATTGCTTGATTATACGATTACCTAACGTCGTTAACTTAGATTGATAATCACTCGTTCACTCCGAATTGCTTAACATACGAATTCATTGATCAATCAATTCATATACACCTTCAATTTAAGCAATGGAACCAGAGAGGGAATACGATATCAGTGATGAAGACATCAACGAAATCCAGAATGATGATGGTATGTATATCGTTtcgtcttcaatcacatgtgattagcttTTAATGAATTAGTGTTTTTGTGACTTTAAGTAATGTCTTGTGTAAAATCACATGTAATATAttgtaaaatcacatgtgattgttttatGATAATACATTACTGGGATTTAAAAGTGGTTCCTGATGAATACAATGAAGATGAAGATAAAAATCGAATTGTTGTAAATTTTTActcattcaatcacatgtgattagcttTTAATGAATTAGTGTTTTTGTGACTTTAAGTAATATCTGGTGTAAAATCACATGTAATTTCTtgtaaaaatcacatgtgattgttttatGATAATACATTACTGGGATTTAAAGTGATTACTGATGAATACAATGAAGATGAAGTTGAAAATAGAATTGTTGTAAATTTTTACTTattgaatcacatgtgattgcgtTATATGATAATATATTATGTGATATGTATATTGTCTCTTATTTCAGTTAAACATTCAATTAACATTGTAATTTGTTTTCCACAGATTATAATTCACCAAAAGCAACTGCAACACGTAAAAACGAAACACCGGGTGGATCATTGTATTATGCACCAATTGTTGACAAACTTTTCTTACCGGTCATTGGTCATAATTATggaacacttgatcaatgtgaagaGATGTATAGGTTATATGCATATCATGCATGTTTTGACATAAGAAAGGCTGGACAAAAAACTGCAAAATCTGGATTAGTGAAACAAAAGTATTACTTATGCAACAAGGCTGGCACACCAAAGGAAGTCTACTTTGACACATTACAAGAAACTAAAAAGCCAATTCGGAAAAGCAACATGGAATGCACAGGATGTAGGGCTAAAGTTAGATTCGACCGGGTGTATGGAACAGATACTTTCGTTCTTGCTGACTTTGAAGAACAACATAATCATGAGTTGCTACCGATAGAATACAGACATTTAAGTAAAAAGGAAAGACAAATGAGGTATGCAGAGAAGTTGTTTGTATACCATTCGACGGTATCAAATATTGGTCCAACAAAGGCATACGAAGTTTACAGCAATATGAAAGGGTCTGAAAAAAATGTTCATGGAACTGTAATTGACTTCAGAAACTGGAAACGAGATTTGAATGTGTTTATCAATGCAACTGATTCTCAAATGCTCGTTAACAAAATGGAAGAAAGGAAAAAATATGTTCCTGGTTTTTCATTTGAGTACAAGCTTGAAAAAAGTCAATTACATTCCATTTTCTGGGCGGATGAAGTTGCAAAGTGCAACTACAAGGAGTTTAGTGATGTTATCTCATTTGATGCAACATATAGAACTAACAGGTATGATACCTGGTTTTTACAgcttctaatcacatgtgattgacaggtTGTTTGGCTTATCTGAGTTTCTAACATTGTCTTTTTATTAACAGGTACAACCTCAAGTTTGTACCATTTACTGGAATAGATAACCACCGTAGGTGTGTCACTGTTGCTGCGGCAATGATCAAGGATGAAACAGCCGAGAGTTACAAATGGCTACTTAATTGCTTCATGAAGACATTCGGGAAAGAGCCAAACATGATTGTGACAGATCAGGATAAATCAATGGCGATAGCCATAAAAGAGGTCTTTAAGACGGCAAAGCATAGACTATGCATGTGGCACATTATGAGGAAGGTGCCATCAAAGGTATGAGTTTTGTTATTGAAGACTACATGTAACTAATCACATGCGATTGAAATGGTTAATGATACATATACATAATTTTCTTAATATGAATTATTAACCAATCAAATGTGATTACAGATTCAAGAAGCAAATCCTAATATTGAAGACAAACAAGAAAAAGACTTCAAGAAGAGATTTGATAAAATTGTGTGGAATATGTACATAGAACCaactgtttttgaagaaaaatgGGAAAAGTTGATGGACGATTTTTCATTGAAGAATGACAGTtggttcaaatatatgtttgatgttAGATCAAGTTGGATACCAGCATATTTCATCGAGACTGAAATGTTTGGTTTGATGCGAACTACTTCAAGATCAGAGAGTGAAAATGCTTTTTTTTCACACTTTACAAGATCTGcatcaaatctgttgacttttatgGACGGCTTTGAATCTGCCATGTTAAAACAGAGGTCAAAACAAGAATCTTTGGATGTACAGACAATCAAGAAAAACCCAAAATTATTAACGTTGCTAAGAATTGAAAAACATGCATCGAAGGTATACACGAATACAATTTTTCTGATTATTCAACAAGAGATTGTTGCAGCTTTGTATAAATGTTCGTTGGATAAAATGGACAAAGAGGAATACACGGAAATATTTGTTGTTAAAGAGAAATTGGAAAAGAGAAAGGAATGCTCGAATGAAGGGAAGAAAAATGAAGGTTCGAATGAAGGGAAAAAAGATGAAGGCTCAAGTATGGAGGATAAAAGGGAAGGCTCGAATGAAGAAAAAGAGTTCTTCAAATACAAGGTAAACTAATTTACATATTTTTTCATGTATGGAATAACATTTGTGCAATAGTTTGAATCTCACTTGTTAAAATAGTTTAAATAGGTACTTATCACTTGTGATTGACTTATACGTCAGTTGTCATATTTAAATAGGTACTTATCACTTGTGATTGGCTTATACATCAGTTTCATACTTTTTTCATTATGAAGGTACTTCATAACCGCCAAGATGGATCAATAATATGTACATGTAGACACTATCTAAGATTTGGTCTTCTTTGTAGACATTGTTTTTGGGTATTGAAGAACGATAATATAGATGAAATCCCTGAAAAATACATAATGAGGCGTTGGAGAAGGGATATAATACCACCAGAGTTAAGATCAAGGAGAAACAGATATGGCAACGAAAACATTGCTGTTCAAAATTCTATTAATGAAATCACATCAGTTATTGATGATTGTGTTGAACTAATTGGGCAGGATGAAACGATGCTACAAGTGCTTCTTGAAAAAGTTAAAATGGTGAAGAAAGAAGTTGAGGCTCAAGTGCCAAAACAGTTTAAGAAAAAAGATGATGTCATACAAGAAATGGTTGGTGTTTCAAAACCTAATTCATTAGACATACAAAACCCACCGGTTGGGAGATACAAAGGTTGTGGAAAAGATAAGCGTCTCATGAGTGGAAAAGAGAAAGGAATTTTGGAAAGCAAAAAAAGAAAGATTACTTGCAGTAATTGTGGATCACATGAACACAATTGCAGGGGTTGTGACAAAGACAAACgttgattttattttttattttttattttttatattcgtACAATTGTTAATTTTGGTTTTCCTATTAAATGTTTGActttcatttttttatattttgttacTTTATTTCAAGAACAACTGTTAAAAATTGTTAATGTGTTTGGAACATTTTTTATTTATGGTTTTGATTTTACAGAATGTATATCAACAGTTGTGATTATATActgtaatcacatgtgattaagtagttcaatcacatgtgattgaataaagCCAATGACATTAAGAATCATTTGTAAAATcaattagtccctaaacccaaaaaccATGTGATGGGTCCTAATGGTGGTGAGAGGTCTTTGCAAAATCAATTTGTAAAAGAATGTAGTTAACGGTTGTGATTATGTactaaaatcatatgtgattaattagttcaatcacatgtgattttatatTACAATCAGATTTGATTGAATAAGACAATGACATGAGATTAAgtagttcaatcacatgtgattttatatCACATAATGTATGTTAACAGTTGTGATTATAtactaaaatcacatgtgattaagtagttcaatcacatgtgattttatatCACATAAAGTATGTTAACGGTTGTGATTATAtactaaaatcacatgtgattaagtagttcaatcacatgtgattttatatTACCATCAGATTTGATTGAATAAGACAAGTGATTATATATGTAatatcacatgtgattgttatgTATTATCACTTGTGATTGCAAATgcaaaaatcacatgtgattgcatGAGGAATAACTTGTAGCTGTATAGTATTTTTAATCAACCATCAACCACCAAGAATCATAACCATCCAAGCATTAGA
This genomic window from Rutidosis leptorrhynchoides isolate AG116_Rl617_1_P2 chromosome 2, CSIRO_AGI_Rlap_v1, whole genome shotgun sequence contains:
- the LOC139890080 gene encoding protein FAR1-RELATED SEQUENCE 5-like, giving the protein MEPEREYDISDEDINEIQNDDDYNSPKATATRKNETPGGSLYYAPIVDKLFLPVIGHNYGTLDQCEEMYRLYAYHACFDIRKAGQKTAKSGLVKQKYYLCNKAGTPKEVYFDTLQETKKPIRKSNMECTGCRAKVRFDRVYGTDTFVLADFEEQHNHELLPIEYRHLSKKERQMRYAEKLFVYHSTVSNIGPTKAYEVYSNMKGSEKNVHGTVIDFRNWKRDLNVFINATDSQMLVNKMEERKKYVPGFSFEYKLEKSQLHSIFWADEVAKCNYKEFSDVISFDATYRTNRYNLKFVPFTGIDNHRRCVTVAAAMIKDETAESYKWLLNCFMKTFGKEPNMIVTDQDKSMAIAIKEVFKTAKHRLCMWHIMRKVPSKIQEANPNIEDKQEKDFKKRFDKIVWNMYIEPTVFEEKWEKLMDDFSLKNDSWFKYMFDVRSSWIPAYFIETEMFGLMRTTSRSESENAFFSHFTRSASNLLTFMDGFESAMLKQRSKQESLDVQTIKKNPKLLTLLRIEKHASKVYTNTIFLIIQQEIVAALYKCSLDKMDKEEYTEIFVVKEKLEKRKECSNEGKKNEGSNEGKKDEGSSMEDKREGSNEEKEFFKYKVLITCDWLIHQFHTFFIMKNDNIDEIPEKYIMRRWRRDIIPPELRSRRNRYGNENIAVQNSINEITSVIDDCVELIGQDETMLQVLLEKVKMVKKEVEAQVPKQFKKKDDVIQEMVGVSKPNSLDIQNPPVGRYKGCGKDKRLMSGKEKGILESKKRKITCSNCGSHEHNCRGCDKDKR